Proteins co-encoded in one Bacillus paramycoides genomic window:
- a CDS encoding fatty acid--CoA ligase produces MYMTIGRIFDLAVGKYPNKEALVEPEKNIRWTYKQWDEQINKTAQALLKEGVRKGDTVSVYLYNCREFVNVYLACAKIGAIFNPINFRLKAKEVSYILQDAASKVVVFEKAVESTVAIIERDFQNSSFWYVEDDTPSYASSYHEKVNAASSDKVDIEIDEMDYCSMLYTSGTTGHPKGVLHRHREMAEHSMICTYFLKYNRDSAGLVVAPLYHCGELNAGIIPRIQVGGKNVILHHFDTDRVLHTIQEEKITTFFAAPTMWNMLLQKDLTQYDLTSMKIGIYGGAAMAPALVKECKERLYIDLVQIYGMTEMGPVVAFLVEEDQITKAGSAGTPCFSHEIRIVKPNDDAPAEPDDVLPPYEVGEIILRGPTMMAGYHNREEANAKSMYKGWYHSGDLGYFDKDGYLFVADRVDDMVISGGVNIYPREIEDFLHSHPGILDVAVLGEPDELWGERVVAVVVKKDEAITENDLEIYCKESDELADYKRPRHYLFVDELPRNASGKLQKFVLRESLKGAKK; encoded by the coding sequence ATGTACATGACGATAGGGAGAATATTTGATTTAGCTGTTGGTAAGTATCCGAATAAAGAGGCCTTAGTAGAGCCGGAAAAAAATATTCGCTGGACGTATAAACAGTGGGATGAGCAAATAAATAAAACGGCGCAAGCTCTTTTGAAAGAAGGGGTAAGAAAGGGAGATACTGTATCTGTTTACTTATATAATTGCCGTGAATTTGTAAACGTTTACTTAGCCTGCGCGAAAATAGGGGCAATCTTTAACCCGATTAATTTCCGCTTAAAAGCAAAAGAAGTATCGTATATTCTCCAGGATGCAGCCTCGAAAGTAGTAGTCTTTGAAAAAGCAGTTGAATCAACTGTCGCTATCATTGAACGAGATTTTCAAAATTCGTCTTTTTGGTATGTAGAAGACGATACACCTTCCTATGCTAGTTCTTACCATGAAAAAGTGAATGCAGCATCTTCTGATAAAGTAGATATCGAAATTGATGAAATGGATTATTGTTCTATGCTGTATACGAGCGGTACGACAGGTCATCCGAAAGGCGTACTACATCGCCATCGTGAAATGGCTGAGCATAGTATGATTTGTACGTATTTCTTAAAATATAATAGAGATAGTGCCGGGCTTGTAGTGGCGCCTTTATATCATTGCGGCGAGTTAAATGCTGGAATCATTCCGCGCATTCAAGTTGGTGGAAAGAATGTTATTTTACATCACTTTGATACGGATAGAGTCTTACATACGATTCAAGAAGAGAAGATTACGACATTTTTTGCAGCACCGACGATGTGGAATATGTTACTGCAAAAAGATTTAACGCAGTACGATTTAACATCGATGAAGATTGGTATATATGGAGGAGCGGCGATGGCTCCAGCATTAGTGAAGGAATGTAAAGAACGTCTTTATATTGATCTTGTACAAATTTACGGAATGACAGAAATGGGACCAGTTGTTGCGTTTCTCGTAGAAGAAGATCAAATTACGAAAGCAGGTTCAGCGGGAACACCGTGCTTTAGTCATGAAATCCGCATTGTAAAACCAAACGATGATGCACCAGCAGAACCAGATGATGTATTACCTCCTTATGAAGTAGGGGAGATTATTTTACGCGGCCCAACTATGATGGCTGGTTATCATAACCGAGAAGAAGCAAATGCAAAATCGATGTATAAAGGATGGTATCACTCTGGTGATTTAGGTTACTTCGATAAAGATGGCTATTTATTCGTCGCAGATCGTGTGGATGATATGGTAATTAGTGGCGGCGTTAATATTTATCCACGTGAAATTGAAGATTTCCTTCATAGTCATCCTGGTATATTAGATGTTGCGGTGCTTGGAGAGCCAGATGAATTATGGGGAGAACGTGTTGTGGCTGTTGTTGTAAAGAAAGATGAAGCGATTACAGAAAATGATTTAGAAATATATTGTAAAGAAAGTGATGAATTAGCGGATTATAAACGTCCACGTCATTATTTATTTGTGGATGAACTTCCTCGTAATGCGAGTGGAAAATTACAAAAGTTTGTCCTGAGAGAGTCTTTGAAAGGTGCGAAAAAATAG
- a CDS encoding SulP family inorganic anion transporter, which produces MFQRIAKECLAGFTVAIVALPLAIAFGIAATGTSEGALVGLYGAIFAGLFAALFGGTPGQVTGPTGPITVIATGVIATHGLEASFIAFMMAGLFQILFGVCKLGSYVRYIPYSVVSGFMNGIALIIILGEMKHVQNSFLLVVLTIIVMIVSGKWIKAIPSSLVALVGVTAMLPLISSALEGLTVKLPFIGNLSLNKVVEKIGTIPEAMPTLHIPPLSGTGIAELILPALSIALLGSIDSLLTSVVMDNVTGTRHKSNKELVGQGIGNMMSGLFGGLAGAGATVRSIVNIRSGGKTALSACMHSVILFIFIMGLGSVVQYIPLAVLSGILILTGIGMFDWESMKKMHVAPKGDVIVMLVTMVVTVKFDLMIAVAFGIILSFIIYMVKCKERKASIVKEKGATYKIKGPLSFLTVDRIFYALQDVKSPVVLRMKDVRYMDVSGAMALLNFVEQSDKVGASVTLEQVPAHIENTLVTMASNEQKDKLQFVNAEAI; this is translated from the coding sequence ATGTTTCAAAGAATAGCAAAGGAATGTTTAGCAGGTTTTACTGTTGCGATTGTTGCGTTGCCACTTGCCATTGCATTTGGTATTGCTGCAACGGGAACGTCTGAGGGAGCACTAGTCGGATTGTATGGTGCGATTTTTGCAGGGTTATTTGCGGCGTTATTTGGTGGTACACCTGGGCAGGTTACGGGGCCAACTGGGCCGATTACTGTTATCGCAACAGGGGTTATTGCGACGCACGGATTAGAGGCGAGTTTTATAGCATTTATGATGGCGGGACTGTTTCAAATTTTATTCGGTGTATGTAAGCTTGGCTCTTACGTTCGATATATTCCGTATTCTGTCGTTTCAGGATTTATGAACGGTATCGCATTAATTATTATTTTAGGTGAAATGAAACATGTGCAAAATAGTTTTCTACTCGTCGTATTAACGATTATTGTAATGATTGTTTCTGGAAAATGGATTAAGGCCATTCCATCTAGTTTAGTTGCATTAGTAGGTGTGACAGCTATGCTTCCTTTAATTTCTTCGGCTTTAGAAGGACTTACAGTGAAGTTACCGTTTATCGGAAACTTGTCATTAAATAAGGTGGTTGAGAAGATTGGAACGATTCCAGAAGCAATGCCGACGCTTCATATTCCACCTTTAAGTGGAACAGGCATCGCAGAACTTATTTTACCAGCGCTTAGTATTGCTTTATTAGGATCGATTGACTCGTTGTTAACATCGGTTGTAATGGATAATGTGACGGGGACACGTCATAAAAGTAATAAAGAACTGGTCGGACAAGGTATCGGTAATATGATGAGCGGATTGTTTGGCGGATTAGCAGGGGCAGGAGCAACTGTACGGTCTATCGTTAATATAAGAAGTGGTGGTAAAACGGCGCTTTCAGCATGTATGCATAGTGTTATATTATTTATTTTCATTATGGGACTTGGGTCAGTCGTGCAATACATTCCACTTGCTGTGTTATCAGGTATTTTAATTTTAACTGGTATTGGCATGTTTGATTGGGAAAGCATGAAGAAAATGCATGTAGCACCAAAAGGCGATGTTATTGTTATGCTCGTAACGATGGTTGTCACAGTGAAGTTTGATTTAATGATTGCTGTTGCGTTCGGTATTATTCTTTCGTTCATTATATACATGGTGAAATGTAAAGAACGTAAAGCTTCTATTGTAAAAGAAAAGGGAGCGACGTATAAAATTAAAGGCCCACTTTCTTTCCTAACAGTGGATCGCATTTTTTATGCTTTACAGGACGTAAAGTCTCCGGTTGTTTTACGTATGAAAGATGTGCGCTATATGGATGTATCAGGAGCTATGGCATTGTTAAATTTTGTTGAGCAGTCGGATAAAGTAGGTGCGAGTGTGACACTAGAACAAGTGCCTGCTCATATTGAAAACACATTAGTAACGATGGCGAGTAATGAGCAGAAAGATAAATTACAGTTTGTAAACGCTGAGGCTATATAA